A genome region from Sebastes umbrosus isolate fSebUmb1 chromosome 22, fSebUmb1.pri, whole genome shotgun sequence includes the following:
- the LOC119481677 gene encoding alpha-2 adrenergic receptor-like codes for MDSFNASGMDAFTVIHLNSSSGYSLAAIASIAALVSFLILFTVVGNILVVIAVLTSRALKAPQNLFLVSLATADILVATLVMPFSLANELMGYWYFGKVWCGIYLALDVLFCTSSIVHLCAISLDRYWSVTQAVEYNLKRTPKRVKCIILIVWLISAFISSPPLISIDGKSDVSLQPQCELNDDTWYILSSSIASFFAPCVIMVLVYIRIYQVAKTRTRTMSEKKNHPRPDGVTQTENGMSKATSPFHAGGERENGHCQCPATPSQRTVTMAQQTEDGDMESSSSEGKGHNKPQQQEDAQKAKRAANQKRYSISKQSARISRVSNKSMDLFASRRKRRRSSVALKKVSQAREKRFTFVLAVVMGVFVVCWFPFFFSYSLYGVCRDSCKIPDPLFKFFFWIGYCNSSLNPAIYTIFNRDFRRAFQKILCKSWKKSF; via the coding sequence ATGGATTCGTTCAACGCCAGCGGGATGGACGCGTTCACGGTCATCCACCTGAACTCCTCCAGTGGATATTCTCTAGCAGCGATAGCCAGCATCGCAGCCCTTGTGAGTTTCCTCATCCTCTTCACCGTGGTTGGGAATATCCTGGTGGTTATCGCTGTCCTGACGAGCAGAGCGCTGAAAGCTCCGCAGAACCTTTTCCTGGTGTCTCTGGCCACCGCGGACATCCTGGTGGCCACTTTGGTGATGCCTTTCTCTCTGGCGAATGAACTCATGGGCTACTGGTATTTTGGGAAAGTTTGGTGCGGTATTTATCTGGCTCTGGATGTTCTCTTCTGCACCTCATCTATTGTGCACCTGTGCGCAATAAGCCTGGACCGCTACTGGTCCGTTACGCAGGCGGTCGAGTACAACCTGAAGCGCACTCCAAAGCGCGTCAAGTGCATCATCTTGATAGTGTGGCTCATTTCTGCTTTCATCTCATCTCCACCGCTCATATCTATAGATGGCAAAAGTGATGTGAGCCTTCAGCCTCAGTGCGAGCTCAATGATGACACTTGGtacatcctctcctccagcatTGCCTCCTTTTTTGCACCGTGCGTAATCATGGTGCTGGTGTACATCAGGATATACCAGGTGGCcaaaaccagaaccagaaccatgtcggaaaaaaaaaatcatcccaGGCCAGATGGTGTCACACAAACTGAGAATGGAATGAGCAAAGCCACCTCTCCTTTCCACGCTGGTGGTGAAAGGGAGAATGGTCACTGTCAGTGTCCAGCCACGCCCTCACAACGCACAGTCACCATGGCACAACAGACAGAGGATGGAGACATGGAGAGCTCCTCCTCAGAGGGCAAAGGTCACAACAAAccccagcagcaggaggacgcCCAGAAAGCCAAGCGAGCCGCCAACCAAAAGAGATACTCCATCTCCAAACAGTCTGCTCGCATCTCCAGAGTCAGCAACAAATCCATGGACCTCTTCGCCTCCAGGAGGAAACGTCGCCGGAGCTCCGTGGCCTTGAAAAAGGTGTCCCAAGCCAGGGAGAAGAGGTTTACGTTCGTCCTGGCCGTGGTCATGGGGGTGTTTGTCGTGTGCTGGTTCCCCTTTTTCTTCAGCTACAGCCTGTACGGCGTGTGCAGGGACTCCTGTAAGATCCCTGACCCGCTCTTTAAGTTCTTCTTCTGGATTGGCTACTGTAACAGCTCCCTCAACCCAGCCATCTACACCATCTTCAACCGGGACTTCAGGCGCGCCTTCCAGAAGATCCTTTGCAAATCGTGGAAAAAGTCCTTTTAA